In the genome of Neovison vison isolate M4711 chromosome 3, ASM_NN_V1, whole genome shotgun sequence, one region contains:
- the BCL2 gene encoding apoptosis regulator Bcl-2 isoform X2, which translates to MAHAGRTGYDNREIVMKYIHYKLSQRGYEWDAGDAGAAPPGAAPAPGIFSSQPGRTPAPARTSPPPPPAALAAAAAAGPALSPVPPVVHLTLRQAGDDFSRRYRRDFAEMSSQLHLTPFTARGRFATVVEELFRDGVNWGRIVAFFEFGGVMCVESVNREMSPLVDNIALWMTEYLNRHLHTWIQDNGGW; encoded by the coding sequence ATGGCGCACGCTGGGAGAACAGGGTATGATAACCGGGAGATAGTGATGAAGTACATCCACTATAAGCTGTCGCAGAGGGGCTACGAGTGGGATGCCGGCGACGCGGGCGCCGCGCCCCCGGGGGCCGCCCCCGCGCCGGGCATCTTCTCCTCCCAGCCCGGGCGCACCCCCGCGCCCGCCAGGACctcgccgcccccgccccccgccgccctcgccgccgctgccgccgcggGCCCTGCGCTCAGCCCGGTGCCACCTGTGGTCCACCTGACCCTGCGCCAGGCCGGCGACGACTTCTCCCGTCGCTACCGCCGCGACTTCGCGGAGATGTCCAGCCAGCTGCACCTGACGCCCTTCACCGCGAGGGGACGCTTTGCCACGGTGGTGGAGGAGCTCTTCAGGGATGGGGTGAACTGGGGGAGGATTGTGGCCTTCTTTGAGTTCGGTGGGGTCATGTGTGTGGAGAGCGTCAACCGGGAGATGTCGCCCCTGGTGGACAACATCGCCCTATGGATGACTGAGTACCTGAACCGGCACTTGCACACCTGGATCCAGGACAACGGAGGCTGG